The following are encoded in a window of Brevibacillus ruminantium genomic DNA:
- a CDS encoding MFS transporter has protein sequence MNQTNDRTNTRRITGNIFKGSIGNLIEWYDWYVYSAFAVYFSSEFFPKGDTTSQLLNTAAIFAIGFLMRPLGSLLMGRYADRHGRRAALTLSITVMASGSLIIALTPGYSTIGIYAPIILVLARLLQGLSLGGEYGTSATYLSEMASSGRRGFYSSFQYVTLIAGQLLALGVQIILQQVLSEADMHTWGWRIPFVIGALGALVVLWLRRSMDESDQFTQMEKKTKESAGTLRALMKYPKAVLTVVGLTLGGTIAFNTYTTYLQKFMVNTVGLPKETVSWINFTALLVFVVLQPIAGMLSDRIGRRPLLMTFGILGTLFTVPMFLLMEQTKSPMVAFLLMMMGLIIVTGYTSINAIVKAELFPTEIRALGVGFPYAITVAVFGGTAEFVALGLKNIGSESLFYYYVAVCIAISLITYWRMGETSKSSRIEEELNSNINGN, from the coding sequence GTGAATCAAACGAATGATCGCACAAACACCCGGCGCATCACGGGAAACATTTTTAAAGGTTCGATCGGTAACCTGATCGAGTGGTACGACTGGTACGTTTATTCGGCTTTTGCCGTGTATTTCTCGTCCGAGTTTTTTCCAAAAGGAGACACAACGAGCCAACTGCTCAATACTGCCGCTATCTTTGCCATCGGATTTTTAATGAGACCACTGGGAAGCCTGCTGATGGGTCGCTACGCAGACCGTCACGGCAGACGCGCAGCCTTGACACTATCCATCACAGTCATGGCAAGCGGATCACTGATTATTGCATTAACTCCAGGCTATAGTACAATTGGCATTTATGCTCCTATTATTCTCGTACTTGCACGTCTGTTACAAGGCTTATCACTTGGTGGGGAGTATGGAACATCTGCTACGTACCTGTCCGAAATGGCGAGCAGTGGTCGCAGAGGCTTTTATTCCAGCTTTCAGTACGTAACCCTGATTGCCGGTCAGCTTTTGGCATTGGGTGTTCAGATCATTCTCCAGCAAGTACTCAGCGAAGCCGATATGCACACGTGGGGCTGGCGTATACCTTTCGTGATCGGTGCTCTTGGGGCATTGGTCGTTTTGTGGCTGCGCCGTTCGATGGACGAATCCGATCAATTCACGCAAATGGAGAAGAAGACAAAGGAAAGCGCTGGAACTCTTCGCGCATTGATGAAGTATCCAAAAGCCGTACTGACCGTAGTTGGACTTACGCTCGGTGGAACCATTGCTTTTAATACGTACACAACTTACTTACAAAAGTTTATGGTGAATACCGTTGGCCTGCCGAAGGAAACCGTTAGCTGGATCAACTTTACGGCCCTGCTGGTATTTGTGGTGCTCCAGCCAATCGCCGGTATGCTGTCTGACCGGATCGGCCGACGCCCGCTATTAATGACTTTCGGTATCCTTGGAACACTGTTTACGGTTCCCATGTTCCTCTTGATGGAACAAACAAAGAGTCCGATGGTTGCTTTCTTGCTCATGATGATGGGTCTGATTATTGTTACAGGCTATACATCTATCAATGCTATTGTAAAAGCTGAGCTATTCCCGACTGAAATTCGTGCGCTTGGTGTTGGATTCCCATACGCAATTACCGTAGCTGTGTTCGGTGGAACAGCGGAGTTCGTTGCCCTTGGCCTTAAAAATATCGGTTCGGAATCCCTCTTTTACTACTATGTAGCGGTCTGTATTGCGATTAGCTTGATCACTTACTGGCGTATGGGGGAGACCTCGAAATCATCTCGTATTGAAGAAGAGCTTAATTCGAACATTAATGGCAACTAA
- a CDS encoding SOS response-associated peptidase: MCGRFTFTTKPDVIFDRFDLGSIPFGIIPRYNIAPGQPIPAIIADQGHRRIGQIRWGLVPSWATDEKVGYKMINARAETLKEKPAFRRLFERKRCIIPADGFYEWKQTECGKQPMRIMMKDGGLFAFAGLYDSWVHPNGDKLHTCTIITTRPNEVVKAIHDRMPVILRREDESTWLDRERFDADLLQSLLVPYDAEQMRAYPVSPMVGSPKNDRIECMKEITESV; this comes from the coding sequence ATGTGCGGACGATTTACTTTTACAACAAAACCGGATGTGATTTTTGATCGGTTTGACCTGGGGAGTATCCCGTTTGGTATCATACCGCGCTACAATATCGCACCGGGACAGCCTATCCCGGCCATAATCGCAGATCAGGGCCATCGTAGGATTGGCCAGATTCGGTGGGGGCTGGTACCGTCATGGGCAACGGACGAAAAAGTGGGATACAAGATGATCAACGCCAGGGCAGAGACGTTGAAAGAGAAGCCAGCCTTTCGGCGTCTCTTCGAGCGCAAGCGCTGTATCATTCCAGCAGACGGTTTTTACGAGTGGAAGCAAACAGAGTGTGGTAAACAGCCAATGAGAATCATGATGAAAGATGGTGGGCTTTTTGCTTTTGCGGGCTTGTATGATTCGTGGGTGCATCCAAACGGTGACAAGCTTCATACCTGCACGATCATCACGACCCGCCCCAACGAAGTCGTGAAAGCCATACATGACCGAATGCCGGTGATCTTGAGGCGAGAGGACGAATCAACCTGGTTAGATCGTGAAAGATTCGACGCGGATTTGTTGCAGTCACTGCTTGTTCCCTATGATGCCGAACAGATGCGAGCATACCCCGTATCGCCAATGGTTGGCAGTCCGAAAAACGATAGGATTGAATGTATGAAAGAAATAACAGAGTCCGTGTAG
- a CDS encoding AAA family ATPase, producing MIIWINGAFGAGKTQTSFELQRRLPHSIVFDPENAGYYIRKNIPRELSKGDFQDYTMWREMNYSMLKYMDTEYRGIIIVPMTIVNPQYFSEIVGKLREDGVTVHHFTLCASKEVLLKRLLTRGEGKNSWAAQQIDRCIAGLSNEVFRHHLDTENLTVGMVSESIASMLHIPLQPDQRGRIEKLKDRVLTQIKHIRFFT from the coding sequence TTGATAATCTGGATAAATGGTGCATTTGGCGCCGGCAAAACACAGACGTCTTTTGAATTGCAGAGAAGGCTTCCCCATTCAATTGTGTTTGACCCGGAAAATGCAGGTTATTACATTCGAAAGAACATTCCGAGGGAACTCTCCAAAGGTGATTTTCAAGATTATACGATGTGGCGTGAAATGAATTATTCGATGCTAAAATACATGGACACCGAATATAGGGGCATTATTATTGTACCAATGACCATAGTTAACCCTCAGTATTTTAGTGAAATTGTAGGTAAGTTAAGAGAAGATGGTGTCACTGTTCACCATTTTACGTTATGTGCTTCTAAAGAAGTTTTACTCAAGAGATTGCTCACGAGAGGTGAGGGGAAAAATTCGTGGGCTGCACAGCAAATAGATCGGTGTATAGCAGGATTGTCTAACGAGGTATTCCGGCATCATCTGGACACTGAAAATTTAACGGTTGGAATGGTTTCAGAATCGATTGCCTCCATGTTACATATACCACTTCAACCAGATCAGCGAGGAAGAATTGAAAAATTGAAGGATCGAGTATTAACACAAATAAAGCATATTCGCTTCTTTACCTAA
- a CDS encoding GNAT family N-acetyltransferase, protein MLPSFQTERLFLRPRTLDDFNECLAMDKDSEVTKYIPGPWSDPVQHERFLSERIQKSFGPGLGYWSIFPKEQSSQFVGWILLIPYDGIGPEIEIGWRLNRFAWGKGYATEAARRVLEHAFKTVGVGRVVADIHPENQPSIRVAEKIGLTFVGDSMHDGFPCKSYVMTRNDYSDHYGV, encoded by the coding sequence ATGCTGCCGAGTTTTCAAACAGAACGTCTTTTCCTCAGGCCCCGCACTTTGGATGACTTCAACGAATGTTTGGCAATGGATAAAGATTCAGAGGTAACCAAATATATTCCGGGGCCATGGAGCGACCCGGTGCAACATGAACGCTTTCTTAGCGAGCGGATTCAGAAGTCGTTTGGGCCAGGACTCGGCTATTGGTCTATATTCCCGAAGGAGCAGTCATCACAGTTCGTTGGTTGGATACTTTTAATCCCTTACGATGGTATTGGACCGGAGATTGAAATTGGCTGGCGGTTAAATCGATTTGCTTGGGGGAAGGGCTATGCAACGGAAGCCGCACGAAGAGTTCTTGAACATGCCTTTAAAACAGTAGGTGTAGGTCGTGTTGTTGCCGACATACATCCAGAAAATCAGCCGTCAATAAGGGTAGCCGAGAAAATAGGGCTTACGTTCGTTGGAGATAGCATGCATGATGGATTTCCTTGCAAATCCTATGTGATGACAAGGAATGATTATAGTGACCACTACGGAGTATAG
- a CDS encoding B3/B4 domain-containing protein: MPRFIIEDDFWSLFPHAKIGTVICQGIDNSKRDVEIYEKLLQEAEKEAHKFLKLEEFSSNPVIFVWREAFQKFKTKKGARCSIEALLKRVKNGNHIGTINPLVDIYNSISLRYGLPCGGEDIDTFAGDLRLTQANGNEPFIPLGSDENASPYEGEIVYKDDEGAICRCWNWREAQRTMLTENTKNAFLCIESIDESRSDEFHMALKELSDFVSHHLGGHVKIEVLDSNNREITIFA; the protein is encoded by the coding sequence ATGCCTAGATTTATCATTGAAGATGATTTTTGGTCGTTATTCCCTCATGCAAAAATAGGCACCGTGATTTGCCAGGGAATTGATAATTCAAAAAGGGACGTTGAAATCTACGAGAAGCTGCTGCAGGAGGCAGAGAAAGAAGCACATAAATTTCTCAAGCTGGAGGAATTCAGCAGTAATCCAGTCATATTCGTTTGGCGAGAAGCTTTTCAGAAATTCAAGACAAAAAAAGGGGCAAGGTGTTCCATTGAAGCTTTATTAAAAAGAGTGAAAAACGGCAATCATATCGGAACAATAAACCCGCTTGTTGACATCTATAATTCCATTTCCTTGCGTTACGGGCTTCCGTGTGGCGGAGAAGATATCGATACTTTTGCAGGCGATCTTCGGCTAACGCAGGCAAATGGCAACGAACCGTTTATCCCATTGGGAAGTGATGAAAATGCTTCGCCCTATGAAGGTGAAATTGTGTATAAAGATGATGAAGGTGCCATATGCAGATGCTGGAATTGGCGTGAAGCTCAGAGGACGATGCTCACAGAAAATACGAAAAATGCATTTCTCTGTATTGAATCAATCGATGAATCAAGAAGCGATGAGTTTCATATGGCGCTTAAAGAATTGTCTGATTTCGTGTCACATCATCTTGGTGGTCATGTGAAGATTGAAGTATTAGATAGTAATAATAGGGAAATTACAATCTTTGCTTAA
- a CDS encoding LysE family translocator, which translates to MEFSTIWLFVVAAATLLIIPGPAVFYIMARSIDQGKKAGLVSVLGVSLGGSVHVLAGAIGVSAILMTSATAFNIVKYLGAAYLIYLGCKTLFSTSDGTTSEIPKAPRKKLVKIFYESALVEIMNPKTALFFLAFFPQFISPSAGSVTVQFLLLGTIFIILAFMSDGLYAVLAASIRKRITGSKARPKLLNRITGYFYIALGIFSAFASPSKT; encoded by the coding sequence ATGGAGTTTTCAACGATTTGGCTATTTGTAGTGGCTGCTGCTACATTGTTAATCATACCTGGACCCGCTGTATTCTATATTATGGCTAGAAGCATCGATCAAGGGAAGAAAGCGGGTCTGGTATCCGTTCTTGGTGTATCTCTTGGTGGTTCTGTTCACGTTTTGGCCGGAGCAATAGGAGTTTCTGCGATCCTGATGACATCAGCAACAGCCTTTAACATCGTGAAATACTTGGGTGCTGCTTATCTGATCTATTTGGGGTGCAAGACTTTATTTTCTACATCTGATGGTACGACTTCAGAGATTCCAAAAGCCCCTCGCAAAAAATTGGTAAAGATATTTTACGAATCAGCGCTCGTAGAAATAATGAATCCGAAGACAGCACTCTTTTTTTTAGCCTTCTTTCCGCAGTTCATATCACCTTCTGCTGGATCAGTCACCGTACAATTTTTGCTTTTAGGAACGATATTTATTATCCTAGCTTTTATGAGTGATGGTCTGTATGCAGTTCTTGCAGCAAGTATTAGAAAGCGGATTACGGGTAGTAAAGCGCGTCCAAAGTTGCTGAATCGGATAACTGGTTATTTTTATATTGCCCTCGGGATATTCTCCGCCTTTGCGAGCCCCTCCAAAACATAA
- a CDS encoding FMN-binding negative transcriptional regulator — protein MYIPEHFSMKEVTAAYNVIQENSFATLFSIHKGIPFATHLPLVLNKEKTYLYGHFARPNPQWQDIQNQTILAVFHGPHCYISPSWYETDKAVPTWNYVTVHVYGEVELIQDEDELMRSLNEMVLKYETPDSSYRLQDVDAKFLAGMNKGVQGFKIKIDRMEGKAKLSQNHSLHRQGLVIKQLEQISFSAEQQIASLMKKNLTNKG, from the coding sequence ATGTATATCCCAGAGCATTTTTCGATGAAAGAAGTAACCGCCGCTTACAATGTCATACAGGAGAACAGTTTTGCAACATTGTTTTCCATTCATAAAGGAATACCCTTCGCTACACATTTACCTTTAGTGTTGAATAAGGAGAAAACCTATTTGTACGGTCATTTTGCCCGTCCGAACCCGCAGTGGCAGGATATTCAAAATCAGACAATCTTAGCTGTTTTCCACGGTCCTCATTGTTATATTTCTCCCTCATGGTATGAGACCGATAAAGCAGTGCCAACGTGGAATTATGTGACCGTTCATGTTTACGGAGAAGTTGAGCTAATCCAGGATGAGGACGAGTTGATGAGATCCTTGAATGAAATGGTACTGAAGTATGAAACCCCCGACAGCTCTTACAGATTGCAGGATGTGGATGCGAAGTTTCTCGCCGGTATGAACAAAGGTGTGCAAGGATTCAAAATAAAAATCGATCGGATGGAAGGGAAAGCAAAACTAAGTCAAAACCATTCCTTACACAGACAAGGGCTCGTTATCAAACAGTTGGAACAGATTTCATTTTCAGCCGAGCAACAAATTGCCTCCTTGATGAAAAAGAACCTTACAAATAAAGGGTAA
- the pdxR gene encoding MocR-like pyridoxine biosynthesis transcription factor PdxR, which produces MINTMFTFKDNSPKYEQIYEKFKSFIEHGDILANEKLPSIRQLADSLHVSRNTTLMAYEQLVAEGYIRGEGRKGYFVNELEPLLSQEVLESKNKKQTESKKPPVVNFRADAVDQTHFPLKIWRRIANQVLTLPDSFRYGEPFGEACLREQISTYLFQSRGVKTNANAIIIGSSTQQMLVYLGHILKDEFQSIIVEDPGYDGAREAFQFHRFMFETLPVYETGADLSQLEQMNSRLLYITPSHQSPLGVSMSIQQRQMLIHWVNKMCGYIIEDDYDSEFRYTQKPFPALASIDSARVIYLGNFSKSFLPGIRLSYMVLPESILNRYKLHFTRFESPASLFSQLTMAKFMELGEWNRHIKRMRLVYKRKMLYLVSELKKQFGQNISIIGEQSGLYLLIKLHLGRSEEWLIERASSYGVRVCPTSIYFIKNNTDHPIIKLGFSHLSCDEIELGVRLLKKAWM; this is translated from the coding sequence ATGATCAATACCATGTTTACCTTCAAAGATAATTCCCCAAAATACGAACAAATCTACGAGAAATTTAAATCATTTATTGAGCACGGCGATATTCTGGCGAATGAGAAATTGCCCTCCATTCGTCAACTTGCAGATTCCTTACATGTAAGCCGTAATACAACATTAATGGCATATGAGCAACTTGTTGCTGAAGGGTATATTCGTGGAGAGGGCCGAAAAGGTTATTTTGTAAATGAATTAGAGCCCCTATTATCTCAAGAGGTATTAGAATCTAAAAATAAAAAGCAAACAGAGTCAAAGAAACCCCCGGTAGTGAATTTCAGGGCGGATGCCGTTGATCAAACACATTTCCCACTGAAAATTTGGAGGAGAATTGCCAATCAAGTATTAACATTACCGGATAGCTTTCGATATGGAGAACCATTTGGGGAAGCATGTTTGCGCGAACAAATCTCCACCTATTTATTTCAATCACGCGGAGTAAAAACGAATGCGAATGCTATTATTATCGGAAGCAGTACCCAACAAATGCTTGTATACCTTGGGCATATACTGAAGGATGAATTCCAGAGTATTATCGTTGAAGACCCTGGTTACGACGGTGCTAGGGAAGCCTTTCAATTCCATCGTTTTATGTTTGAAACTTTGCCGGTTTATGAAACCGGTGCCGATCTTTCACAATTAGAACAAATGAATTCACGATTGCTCTATATAACCCCTTCGCATCAAAGCCCACTTGGAGTAAGCATGTCGATTCAACAACGGCAAATGCTTATTCATTGGGTTAACAAGATGTGTGGATATATTATCGAAGACGATTATGATAGTGAATTTCGCTATACACAAAAACCATTTCCTGCTCTTGCCTCCATCGATTCAGCAAGAGTCATTTATTTAGGGAATTTCTCAAAATCATTTCTTCCAGGAATCCGTTTATCTTATATGGTGCTGCCCGAGTCAATTTTAAACCGTTATAAATTGCATTTTACTCGTTTTGAGAGTCCTGCTTCGCTTTTCAGCCAGCTCACAATGGCAAAATTTATGGAATTGGGAGAATGGAATCGCCACATTAAACGAATGCGTCTTGTGTATAAGAGGAAAATGCTGTACTTAGTATCTGAACTAAAAAAGCAATTTGGCCAAAATATCTCGATTATCGGCGAGCAGTCTGGTTTATACTTATTAATCAAATTACACCTGGGCCGTTCAGAAGAATGGTTAATCGAGCGCGCTTCTTCTTATGGTGTAAGAGTGTGCCCCACCTCAATCTACTTTATTAAGAATAATACAGATCATCCAATCATTAAGCTTGGATTTAGTCATCTTTCTTGTGATGAAATTGAGCTTGGTGTCAGGCTCTTAAAAAAGGCATGGATGTGA
- a CDS encoding MerR family transcriptional regulator, with protein MKRLWKVGELAKLTGLTIRTLRFNDQIGLFSPSAHSDSGHRLYNEADLSRLQQILSLKELGLSLEEIKSVVTGGHFSPLEIVSLQIDRLKETIRKQQKLLAELEYVSNLMHLKQPVTVEDFTKLLEMMKKNNEKMILERRMTWERHLDLLGDLLDKDAEESNQGS; from the coding sequence ATGAAGCGACTTTGGAAGGTGGGGGAGCTAGCTAAGCTCACGGGACTCACGATACGAACATTGAGGTTTAACGATCAGATCGGCCTGTTTTCCCCGTCGGCGCATTCCGATTCGGGGCACAGGCTGTATAACGAGGCCGACCTCTCGAGATTGCAGCAAATTTTGTCGCTAAAAGAGCTTGGCTTATCGCTAGAGGAGATTAAGTCCGTAGTAACCGGCGGGCACTTCAGTCCGCTGGAAATCGTGTCGCTGCAAATCGACCGTCTGAAAGAAACGATCCGGAAGCAACAAAAGCTTTTGGCCGAATTGGAATATGTCTCCAACCTGATGCATTTGAAGCAACCTGTCACGGTCGAAGATTTTACAAAATTATTGGAAATGATGAAAAAGAACAATGAAAAAATGATCCTCGAACGCCGGATGACTTGGGAGCGCCACCTGGACCTGCTGGGAGACTTGCTAGACAAGGATGCCGAGGAATCGAATCAAGGGAGCTGA
- a CDS encoding SRPBCC family protein, which produces MNERFAVHNTFVVERVYKATPAKVFAYWADPRLKEQWFSKANEFDFRIGGGESSQGGPPGGPVFTFDARYHDIVPDERIVYSYTLDMGETRVSVSVTTVEFKLEGEGTKLIFTEQGVFLDGHDTPAQREHGTKEMLDKLVVLLEIG; this is translated from the coding sequence ATGAACGAACGATTTGCCGTTCATAACACTTTCGTCGTAGAACGGGTGTACAAGGCCACGCCAGCAAAGGTTTTTGCCTATTGGGCAGACCCACGCCTGAAAGAGCAATGGTTTTCAAAAGCGAATGAGTTTGACTTCCGAATCGGTGGTGGAGAAAGCAGTCAAGGCGGGCCTCCCGGTGGACCGGTATTTACCTTCGATGCCCGGTACCACGACATTGTGCCGGACGAGCGCATCGTTTACAGCTACACTTTGGATATGGGCGAGACGCGGGTGTCCGTTTCCGTAACGACCGTCGAGTTCAAGCTGGAGGGCGAAGGCACAAAGCTGATTTTCACAGAGCAAGGCGTCTTCCTGGACGGCCACGATACGCCGGCTCAGCGTGAGCACGGCACCAAGGAGATGCTGGACAAGCTGGTTGTGTTGCTGGAGATCGGCTAA
- a CDS encoding SRPBCC family protein: MTENRAANNEISATEEYELVTTRVMNASPALVYEAWTKPEHLAQWWGPNGFTNTFHEFDLRPGGVWEFVMHGPNGVDYPNKSEFVEIGPERIVLRHLCAPYYQLTATFEDLGGRTRLTWRQLFETADVFNAIKKIALPANEENLDRLEAHLKRMSV, translated from the coding sequence ATGACGGAAAACCGTGCAGCAAACAACGAAATCAGCGCAACGGAAGAATACGAATTGGTAACAACGCGGGTGATGAATGCATCTCCAGCTCTCGTTTACGAAGCCTGGACAAAACCGGAACATTTGGCACAGTGGTGGGGACCGAACGGCTTTACGAACACTTTTCACGAATTTGATTTACGGCCGGGAGGGGTATGGGAGTTTGTGATGCACGGACCGAATGGAGTCGATTATCCCAACAAAAGCGAATTTGTTGAAATTGGGCCTGAACGGATCGTACTGCGGCACCTTTGCGCCCCCTATTATCAACTCACGGCAACCTTCGAGGATCTTGGCGGAAGAACCAGACTAACTTGGCGCCAGCTTTTCGAAACCGCTGACGTATTCAACGCGATCAAGAAAATAGCACTTCCGGCCAACGAGGAAAATCTTGACCGGCTCGAAGCGCATTTAAAGAGGATGTCCGTCTAA
- a CDS encoding YmaF family protein, whose translation MRIPVTGFVIESSGFGSQHSHTLYISTWDGKPVHTHAFSGCTSCDVGHSHYYAGMTEPALSGVPHVHKYYTVTAVSEGHTHRIKGTTGPAVPLPNGGHYHYFEGYTTVDGIQPHSHMYRGKTGDEE comes from the coding sequence ATGCGGATACCTGTGACAGGATTTGTTATTGAATCAAGTGGATTTGGTTCTCAACACTCCCACACATTGTACATTTCGACCTGGGATGGTAAGCCTGTCCACACACACGCTTTTTCAGGATGTACTTCTTGTGATGTTGGTCACTCGCACTATTATGCTGGAATGACGGAGCCTGCATTATCGGGAGTTCCTCACGTTCATAAGTATTATACAGTGACCGCTGTAAGCGAAGGTCATACACATAGAATCAAAGGAACAACAGGTCCAGCAGTCCCATTACCAAATGGTGGTCATTATCATTATTTCGAGGGATATACAACTGTGGACGGAATACAGCCACACTCCCATATGTATCGTGGAAAAACGGGAGATGAAGAATAG
- a CDS encoding M15 family metallopeptidase encodes MKKRVFLLVILLLCGYVAVQQLAQGALKKVDDQYDQTQEKTPKEGYQTIKIAKDQVYHGNLLLVNKEYPVQKEAIKSDVVLLSQNKDLVQGYRLQDDTIQASESMVRVFKEMVHAAQEDNVSNFIINSGFRSLEEQEQLHNEMAPGLAMPAGFSEHNLGLALDIGSTQMKMERAPEGKWLEKNSWKYGFILRYPKDKTEITGTMSEPWHYRYVGLPHSAIIKKNNFSLEEYLAYLREQKQIVVPIDGETYEIYYYPIYEKTTIDVPIRKHYQISGDNMGGVIMTVFSDKLDKE; translated from the coding sequence ATGAAAAAGAGGGTTTTTTTGCTTGTCATCCTTTTGCTGTGCGGTTATGTCGCTGTTCAGCAGTTAGCACAGGGTGCGCTGAAGAAAGTAGATGACCAATACGATCAGACACAAGAAAAAACTCCCAAAGAGGGGTACCAAACCATAAAAATCGCAAAAGATCAGGTCTACCACGGCAATCTGCTACTGGTGAACAAAGAATACCCCGTTCAGAAGGAAGCGATCAAATCCGATGTCGTCCTGCTCTCTCAGAATAAGGACCTGGTCCAGGGATACCGTTTACAGGATGACACGATTCAGGCGTCGGAGAGCATGGTACGGGTATTTAAGGAGATGGTTCACGCTGCGCAAGAAGATAACGTGAGCAACTTTATCATCAACAGCGGATTTCGAAGCCTGGAAGAACAGGAGCAGCTCCATAATGAAATGGCCCCCGGACTTGCCATGCCAGCGGGCTTCAGCGAACACAATCTCGGCCTGGCTCTCGATATCGGGTCTACCCAAATGAAAATGGAGCGTGCACCCGAGGGAAAATGGCTGGAGAAAAACTCTTGGAAATACGGATTTATTTTGCGCTATCCAAAGGACAAGACAGAGATTACGGGCACCATGTCCGAACCCTGGCATTACCGTTACGTAGGGCTGCCGCATAGCGCGATTATCAAGAAGAACAACTTTTCACTGGAAGAATATCTGGCTTACCTGAGAGAGCAAAAACAGATTGTTGTTCCGATCGATGGTGAAACGTATGAAATCTACTATTACCCGATTTACGAAAAGACAACGATTGATGTGCCAATCCGTAAACATTATCAGATTTCAGGTGACAACATGGGGGGAGTTATTATGACCGTCTTCTCTGACAAGCTGGATAAGGAGTGA
- the vanG gene encoding D-alanine--D-serine ligase VanG: MKKITVAILFGGCSSEYEVSLKSATAVLENLDLEKYDVLLLGITKEGQWLQYGGSTDRIKNDTWHQSKECVPAFLSPCRQVQGVVALHNGVMMTTRVDVVFPVLHGKNGEDGTVQGLLALAGIPFVGCHSLSSAICMDKDIAHILAASSGVKTPRSVTVFKNTDPDNVIAAVESLGFPLYVKPAKSGSSLGITKAHNTADLVKGIENAFYHDNKVVIEENIEGFEVGCAVLGNGDVIVGEVDEIELSHGFFNYNEKYSLETSRIHVPARIEKEMAEKIKETAIRLYQVLDCRGFARVDMFVTPTNEIVFNEVNTIPGFTTKSRYPSMLRAAGISYKELLDTLIFLAMEAD, encoded by the coding sequence ATGAAGAAAATCACAGTCGCGATCTTGTTTGGGGGGTGTTCCTCCGAGTATGAGGTATCTCTAAAATCAGCAACGGCGGTTTTGGAAAACCTGGACCTGGAAAAATACGATGTGTTGTTACTAGGGATCACAAAAGAGGGGCAATGGCTGCAATATGGTGGAAGCACTGACCGGATCAAGAATGATACCTGGCATCAAAGCAAAGAGTGCGTACCTGCCTTTCTATCTCCATGCAGACAGGTGCAAGGAGTTGTCGCACTTCACAACGGTGTGATGATGACTACCAGGGTGGATGTAGTTTTTCCGGTTCTGCATGGCAAAAACGGAGAGGATGGAACGGTCCAGGGCTTGCTTGCGCTGGCCGGAATTCCGTTTGTTGGCTGCCATAGCCTTTCCTCAGCGATATGTATGGACAAGGATATCGCCCACATTCTGGCTGCAAGCTCCGGTGTAAAAACGCCGCGATCCGTTACTGTTTTTAAAAACACCGACCCTGACAACGTTATCGCTGCTGTAGAATCGTTAGGCTTCCCTTTGTACGTAAAACCGGCAAAATCCGGGTCCTCCCTGGGGATTACAAAAGCACATAACACCGCTGATTTGGTAAAGGGAATAGAAAATGCCTTTTATCACGATAACAAAGTGGTCATCGAGGAAAACATTGAGGGCTTTGAAGTAGGCTGCGCGGTGCTGGGAAACGGTGATGTAATCGTGGGCGAAGTAGATGAAATTGAGTTATCTCACGGATTTTTCAATTATAACGAAAAATATTCACTTGAGACCTCACGCATCCATGTACCAGCAAGAATTGAAAAGGAGATGGCTGAAAAAATCAAGGAAACAGCGATCCGTCTCTACCAGGTTCTTGACTGTCGCGGTTTCGCGCGGGTCGATATGTTTGTTACACCAACGAATGAAATTGTGTTTAACGAAGTAAATACGATTCCTGGCTTTACTACAAAAAGCAGATATCCAAGTATGCTGCGGGCAGCGGGTATCTCCTATAAGGAGCTTCTGGATACCCTTATCTTTCTGGCGATGGAGGCGGACTAA